The stretch of DNA CGACAGAAAATAGGCAACGCGGTGGCATCTAACATGGTGGCGCTGGGAGCTTTTGGTCATTTGTGTCAGACTGTCACTATGAAAAGTATAGAAGATGCGTTGATGGCACGGGTTCCTAGAGGAACAGAGGATTTAAATCTCCAGGCTTTGCGAGCGGGAATGGAAGCCGCGCAGCAACTCGATTTATGTACATTACCGCAGCTTGTCAGGGAATATGAGGAATAGGGGGAAATTGTAAATCGGCATCTTATCTTTTCAGAAAATCAAAAGGGGCTCTTGATTTCTCAGAGCCCCTTTTGAATAATTCCTTATACAGAAATGAAGATGAAGCTGCTTATTTCTTCACGTCTTCCTTCTTCACATCTTCCTTCTTCACGTCTTCCTTTACTTCCTTCTTAGCCTTCTTAGCCTTCTTTACCTTCTTTACCTTTTTCTTCTCGGCCTTCTTCTCAGCCTTCTCTTCAACCTTCTTCTCTTCCTTCGGTGCTGCCGGTGCCTGCGCGAAGCAGAGACCTGTCACAGAAAGTGCAAAGAGAATAGAAATAATAATTGACATCAGTTTCTTCATTCATTTCACCTCCTTTCGTTTTGTTTTCTTTATAATTTAGCAAGATCTGTTCCACAATGAAAAAAATAAAATCGCCTGTAATAATAATAGGTTATCAAAATGCCCCGACAGCATATTCCTTCTCCGTTGAGGAAGTATTCCCCTTCCTTTGGGGAATTATTCCCTAAAGAGGAGATCCGTCGAAGTTCATCATGACCACCTATTGTAGTGAATTCTTGAAGTGTCAAATCGATCTGCCGGAGGTTTATCTTCTGCCGGATGGCCGATGGGAATAACGGCGAGTGGCATTACATGATCAGGAAGTCTGAGGAGTTTTTGCATACCTAAAACACGTTCTGTTCTCGGGTAGATACCGAGCCAGACCGCTCCCAATTCTTTTGCCTGAACGGCAATCAGGATATTTTCTATCGCTGCGGAACAATCCTGTATCCAGAAATCCTTATGTATTTCTAACGTTAAATCTCCACAGACGAGAATTGCTACAGAGGCCATCGTGAGAGGCTGGGAATACGGATGAAATTTTGGAATTGCATCAAGGATTTCCCGATCAGTAATAATAACAAAATGCCACGGCTGTTCGTTACCTGCCGATGGGGCGCTCATGGCAGCTTCCAATATTTCTTTCACTACACTGTCAGGCACCGGTTCTTTTGTGTATCGACGAATGCTTCTTCTTGAAAGAATTGCTTTCATGGCATCCATAGGTTCCACCTCACTTACTTCGAAAAGCTCATCTATTTCCCCTTGCAATCAGACTTGCCCTTGCCGTAACCCCCGGTCTCTTCACTTTTAAGAGTGCCTCCCTCAAAAGTAAGAATGTAAATAAAATCGTTGTCGCCGCAATTATAGTACCACTTTTCAACCGGCTTTGATTTTTCCTTAAATGCAATTCGATTGGCTTCACGACTTGCATCCCTGTCCCTTTCGCCTTTTTTGTAGCGTCTGACCTTTTTAGCGCCTGCTTTTTCCTTTGAGGTTGGCTTACCACACTCCAGTTGTACCTTTGCCTTGGAGTCTCCGACACTGGCAAACCCGTCGCCGCATCGAAAGGCATTACAGTCAATACTGCCTGATACGATGAACAATGCAATGAATACTATGGAAATAATTATTCTTATCATAACGATTGCCTCTCTAAGTCTCTGATTACAGCCATCATGAAAAAAGGCGGCAGACAATTTGAAAACGGGGGATATGGTTCTCGAGACGCATTAATACCCCGCCCTTTGCTCTAAGGTATTTAAGCCATTGCCCGCAATAATGCGTCAGCTTTTCCTGCTGGTCTTGGCCATGAAAAGAGAAATAAGCTGTTTTACCTTCTTGCTTTTGCATTTCGGACAGGTAACGTTGCCCTTTTCATGTTCGCTGAAACTCTGTATCAATGAAAACTCCTTCTTGCAGGCTTTGCAGAGATACTCGTATGTCGGCATGTTGTCTCCTCCTTTACAGGATTATCGATATTGATCTTTTTGATTTATATATTAATTAAATAGGATATATTGTCAAGTATTGTCGCTGATAAAATAAAAAAATTTTGCATGCCTTAGTGTAACAACCTTTAGAAAGGAGATCACATAAATATCATGTCAAGGATATTAATCATCTATCATTCTCAGACGGGAAACACGGAAAAGATGGCCCGGGCTGTTGCGGATGGCGCCCGGATGATTGAAAATACGGAAACAATCCTGAAAAGAGCTCAGGATGCTACTTTGGATGATCTTTTAGGATCGGACGGATTAGCAGTCGGCACACCGGAAAACTTCGGCTACATGTCAGGTATGGTCAAGGATTTTTTTGACAGGACTTTTTATCCTACTCAGGATAAGGTCTTCAGAAAACCCTATGTCGTCTTCATCAGTGCGGGCAATGACGGCACCGGCGCCCTGAGAGCCATCGAGCGGATTGCACAGGGCTATAAGTTTAAAATGGTGTATGATCCTGTAATCTCCAAGGGCAAGTTAACTGAGGACGACCTTGCAAAGTGTCATGAACTGGGGAGTGTTCTTGCAGCCGGGTGTCAGGCGGGGATTTATTAAAAAGTGGTCTTACGATGATCTTTGCGGCTCAATGATCACTTTAAGGGAATCCCCTCCTTCGGAGACAAGC from Deltaproteobacteria bacterium encodes:
- a CDS encoding nitroreductase family protein — its product is MKAILSRRSIRRYTKEPVPDSVVKEILEAAMSAPSAGNEQPWHFVIITDREILDAIPKFHPYSQPLTMASVAILVCGDLTLEIHKDFWIQDCSAAIENILIAVQAKELGAVWLGIYPRTERVLGMQKLLRLPDHVMPLAVIPIGHPAEDKPPADRFDTSRIHYNRWS
- a CDS encoding DUF2845 domain-containing protein, with translation MIRIIISIVFIALFIVSGSIDCNAFRCGDGFASVGDSKAKVQLECGKPTSKEKAGAKKVRRYKKGERDRDASREANRIAFKEKSKPVEKWYYNCGDNDFIYILTFEGGTLKSEETGGYGKGKSDCKGK
- a CDS encoding zinc ribbon domain-containing protein, translated to MPTYEYLCKACKKEFSLIQSFSEHEKGNVTCPKCKSKKVKQLISLFMAKTSRKS
- a CDS encoding NAD(P)H-dependent oxidoreductase yields the protein MSRILIIYHSQTGNTEKMARAVADGARMIENTETILKRAQDATLDDLLGSDGLAVGTPENFGYMSGMVKDFFDRTFYPTQDKVFRKPYVVFISAGNDGTGALRAIERIAQGYKFKMVYDPVISKGKLTEDDLAKCHELGSVLAAGCQAGIY